From the genome of Candidatus Hydrogenedentota bacterium:
TTGGCAACGCGCAGGCGAAGCACTTCAGCTTTCATTTGCAGACCAGCAAGGGCCGCTCGATTGCGCTCAACATTCCGCGCAAGTCTGCCTGGAACCTTGGCCGCTGGGAAGGCAACGACATTCCGCTTCCCTTCGAATCCAGCGCCTCGGCCCTTCACGCCGTCCTCACCCCTCAAAACGGCAACCGCCTCCAACTCACCGACAAAGGCAGCCTCAACGGCACCTGGGTGAACGGACGCCGCGTCACCAGGACGCTGCTCGAACCTACCGACGCCGTCACCATCGGCGGCACGGTCTTTCACTTTGAACTTCTTTCGGATGGCGGTCTCCGCGTGTCGCGGCGGGATTGCGGCGAAGACATTGCCCTCGAATGCATCGCCCTGACCCGCAAAGTTCCGAATCGCTCCCGCGACGGCGCGCGCACCATCCGAATTCTCGACGACGTGTCCCTCGCGATACGCCCCGGCGAGTTTGTCGGACTCCTTGGGCCAAGCGGCGCTGGCAAATCGACGCTCTTGAAAGCCATCAACGGCTACAACCCGCCATCCTACGGGTGTGTGCTGTTGAATGGCGTCCCGTTGTACCGATGCTTCGACATGTTTCGCACCACCATCGGCTACGTGCCTCAGGACGACATTGTCCACGCGGACCTCACGGTCGAATCCAGCCTCCATTATGTCGCGCAACTGCGTTTGCCCGGCGACTTGTCGCTCGATCAGCGTAACGAGCTTATTGACGCCACCATTGAGACGCTTGGACTCTCTCACGTCCGCGCCAGCCGAATCCGCGACCTCAGCGGCGGCCAACGCAAGCGCGTGTCTATCGGGTGCGAACTAATCACGCGCCCCGGCTTGCTCTATCTCGACGAGCCGACCTCGGGCCTCGATCCGAGTACCGAAGAGAAGCTCATGCACCATTTCCGCAGCCTCGCGAGGCGCGGCACGACGATCCTGATCACGACGCACATCCTCTACAACCTCGATCTGCTCGACCGTGTGGTGATCATGTCGCGTGGACGCCTCGTGTTCTTCGGCACTCCCGAAGAAGCGCGCACCTTCTTCGGCTCGAACGGCAAACCGCTGGAAAGCGCAACGCGCATCTTTGATATCCTCGAGGGCGAGTTGCAGGAGGGTGCGGACCCCAAGCAGGATCGTTCGCCCAATGCCGTTGCCGCGCATTACCAGCGCAAGTACGCCGAGTCGGATCTGTATCGCAAGCACGTGCTCAACGAACTTGCGCCGACTTCGCAGGAAATGCTCGCTGTCAGCCGCGAAACCGGCGGAAAGGCCCAGGCCACCGCGTCGCAGCGCCCCAACGCGTCCGAGCACCGCACGCTATTGGAGAAGCCCCTGCGCAAGAGCAAGAGCGGCGCGCCGTGGCGGCCATTCTCGCCGCGCAACTGGCTGACGCTCACGCGGCGACACGTCGCCATCAAGTCCGCGTCATTGAAGCAAATTGCTTTCTACCTCGCGGTCCCGCTCGTACTCGCCCTGGTCACGTTGTCGCTGCGATCCCCGGCGCTGCCCGACGATGCCGAACTCGCAAAGATCAAGGAGTCCATCGCGCAACAGATCCACGGCGGACCTTACGACCTCGGGGATACCATGAAGGGGCTGCTGTCGCCCAAGGGACTCGAAGATCCCCGCCCTGCCGAAGACGTCGTCTTCGCGCTGAAACACGAAGGCATCCCGAATCTCCCGACGCCGCTCAGTGTGCTGCTCATGTTCGTTATGACCGCCATATTCATGGGGACGCTGCTCTCGTGCCTCGAACTCTCCACCGAGCGCGCCATTTACCAGCGCGAACGCATGGCGAATCAGAAGATCGCGGATTACCTCGGCTCAAAGCTGCCCTTCCTCTTTCTCACCACGGCCATTCAGTGCCTCGTCTTTATCGTCATCTGCCGCTTCAAACCCGGCCTGCGGGATTTCGACCTTGTCGGGGCCTACCTCGCCATGGTCGCCATGGCGTGGGCGTCTGTTGCGCTTGGACTCTTCCTCAGCGCCCTCGACCCGACGCCCGGCCAGTTTTCGGTGATACTCGCCATCGTCGCGGTGTTGCCCCAACTTGTCCTCTCGGGGGGGCTCGCCCCCGACTTCTATCAGGGCATGCCCGGCGTGATGAAGGCCATCGCGGCCGTCAGCCCGGCCCGCTGGGGCCTGGAGATGCTCATGACTGCCTTCTATTGGCACCCCGAGCGCACGGCCCTCTCGTGGCTTGAGTCCTTCGTTCCTGAAACGATTGGCTTCGCTTACGGTACCAAGGTATATCTCAAGGATGTAGGCGTCTTGGCCCTCCAAGGGGTATTATGGTTACTGTTATGCGCAATGGTTCTGCGTCGCCAGGACGCGGTGAAGTAAACGGTGTACCACCGGCAACGAAACGGCAACCTATAGATGACTACCTCAATTGACCCGAATTCGGGCCCCGCTCCGAACGGACCGGCCGCCCTTGGACGCTACACCCTGCGGCACTGTCTTGGCCAGGGCGGCATGGGGACCGTGCACCTCGCTGAGGACACGCGTCTTAGACGCCTGGTTGCCATCAAAAGCATCCGCGACGAACTCTGCCGGAACGAGGAGGTGCGCAAGCGTATCGAGCGCGAATGCCTGCTCCACGCCCGCATCGGTTCGCATCCGCATATCGTGACGCTCTACGACCGCCTGGACGAGGGCGACCATATCTACCTCGTCATGGAGTATGTCGAAGGCAAGACCCTCGACGCCCTTATGGATGATGCGCAGACGGATGCGCACGCGCTCACGTGGAAAGACGGCATCGACGTGACCATCCAAGTGCTCGATGCTCTGGCGCGAATCCATTCCCAGAACATCGTGCATCGCGACATCAAACCCAGCAACATCCTGGTGACCAAGAGCGATTCCGGCGAAACGGTAGCTAAGCTTATGGACTTCGGCATCGCGCGCCTGGAAGACAGCGAAGCGTTCGCCACCGCCGTCACGAAAGAGGGATCCGGCGGGCCCGGCACACCCACATATATGGCCCCGGAGCAGATTGACCGGCAGACGTTCGGCCCCGTCTCTCCGGCTACCGATATCTACGCCGTTGGCGTCATGCTCTACCAACTGCTGTCCGGCGCGCCTCCATTCACGGGCACCATCACGGAAGTCTTCCACAGCCACCTCAACGTTGAGCCTGTTTCCCTCGACCGTGTCTGTGCGCACCCCGTTCCTGCGGAATTGACCACCGTGTTGCGCCGCGCCCTTGCGAAGCATCCCCGCGACCGATTCGATTCGGCGCGCGCCATGAGAGAGGCCCTCGAACAGGCCTCGCATGCGGTATCCAGCGATGCCGTGGTGTACCGCCGCGCCACCGCCGAAAAGACCCAGATGGAATCTGCCAAGACCGTCGCGGTTGACCCCGCATTCGGCCCTGTCGCCGGTTACGAGAAAGGCGCGACCGTCCTCACGGGGATCGGCACGCGTATGACCCGCCGCAAGTCCAGCACCGCCGTGCTGGTTATTGCCACGGCGGGCGTCGCCGTTCTTTTCATCGCCATTGGGGCGTTTCTCCTGCTTGGACGCGGCAAACCGTCCACCGACCCATCCACCGCGTCCACGGCAACGACACCCGAGACTCCCACCGCAGCCTCAGCGCCGGGAGACGCAGCGGTTCCTGCAGCGCCTGCAGATCCGACAACAACGGCCAGCGTGCCGCCGCAACCGCAGCCTGTTTCGCCCACCGAGCCGCAACCCATCATTACGGCGGAGCCGCCGTCAACTGACGGGACCCAGGCGTCCGGCGGGGCTATGGCCGCTTTCCTTGAGAAGCGTGGAACCGACCCCGAACCGGTTGCCACCCCTCCGGCGCCGGCCCCTGCGCCAGACACCTCGTCTCAGCAGAATGGGTCTGCCGCCGCAGCGTTGGCCGCGTCTTCAACCACGCCCAATACGCCGGCTCCCTCTCCTCCCCCGGCTGCTGCCACGCCGGAACCGCCAAAACCGAAACCCAAACCGGATACGGTCAAGTCTGAACCTATAACCCCGGACAAAGTAACTCCGGCAACCCCGGACAACGTGACGCCGGTACCCGAAAAGAAGAAAGAAGAACCGAATATTCTCGAGGGAATTCAAGTCAAGACTCATAGCGAGAAGATTTCCAACTGAGCTGTTCCACGTTTGTGGAATGAGTCAGATAATGTAAGAGTTACATCTACGGAGAAGCCGCCGTTAGGCGCGCTTCCGAATGAGGAGGATTCAGGGCCATGCACCGCAAATCTACTCGCAACAGCATCATCGCGCTCGTCGCCTTTTCGCTGGCGGCCATTGGATGT
Proteins encoded in this window:
- a CDS encoding ATP-binding cassette domain-containing protein; protein product: GNAQAKHFSFHLQTSKGRSIALNIPRKSAWNLGRWEGNDIPLPFESSASALHAVLTPQNGNRLQLTDKGSLNGTWVNGRRVTRTLLEPTDAVTIGGTVFHFELLSDGGLRVSRRDCGEDIALECIALTRKVPNRSRDGARTIRILDDVSLAIRPGEFVGLLGPSGAGKSTLLKAINGYNPPSYGCVLLNGVPLYRCFDMFRTTIGYVPQDDIVHADLTVESSLHYVAQLRLPGDLSLDQRNELIDATIETLGLSHVRASRIRDLSGGQRKRVSIGCELITRPGLLYLDEPTSGLDPSTEEKLMHHFRSLARRGTTILITTHILYNLDLLDRVVIMSRGRLVFFGTPEEARTFFGSNGKPLESATRIFDILEGELQEGADPKQDRSPNAVAAHYQRKYAESDLYRKHVLNELAPTSQEMLAVSRETGGKAQATASQRPNASEHRTLLEKPLRKSKSGAPWRPFSPRNWLTLTRRHVAIKSASLKQIAFYLAVPLVLALVTLSLRSPALPDDAELAKIKESIAQQIHGGPYDLGDTMKGLLSPKGLEDPRPAEDVVFALKHEGIPNLPTPLSVLLMFVMTAIFMGTLLSCLELSTERAIYQRERMANQKIADYLGSKLPFLFLTTAIQCLVFIVICRFKPGLRDFDLVGAYLAMVAMAWASVALGLFLSALDPTPGQFSVILAIVAVLPQLVLSGGLAPDFYQGMPGVMKAIAAVSPARWGLEMLMTAFYWHPERTALSWLESFVPETIGFAYGTKVYLKDVGVLALQGVLWLLLCAMVLRRQDAVK
- a CDS encoding serine/threonine protein kinase, whose protein sequence is MTTSIDPNSGPAPNGPAALGRYTLRHCLGQGGMGTVHLAEDTRLRRLVAIKSIRDELCRNEEVRKRIERECLLHARIGSHPHIVTLYDRLDEGDHIYLVMEYVEGKTLDALMDDAQTDAHALTWKDGIDVTIQVLDALARIHSQNIVHRDIKPSNILVTKSDSGETVAKLMDFGIARLEDSEAFATAVTKEGSGGPGTPTYMAPEQIDRQTFGPVSPATDIYAVGVMLYQLLSGAPPFTGTITEVFHSHLNVEPVSLDRVCAHPVPAELTTVLRRALAKHPRDRFDSARAMREALEQASHAVSSDAVVYRRATAEKTQMESAKTVAVDPAFGPVAGYEKGATVLTGIGTRMTRRKSSTAVLVIATAGVAVLFIAIGAFLLLGRGKPSTDPSTASTATTPETPTAASAPGDAAVPAAPADPTTTASVPPQPQPVSPTEPQPIITAEPPSTDGTQASGGAMAAFLEKRGTDPEPVATPPAPAPAPDTSSQQNGSAAAALAASSTTPNTPAPSPPPAAATPEPPKPKPKPDTVKSEPITPDKVTPATPDNVTPVPEKKKEEPNILEGIQVKTHSEKISN